One Citrus sinensis cultivar Valencia sweet orange chromosome 5, DVS_A1.0, whole genome shotgun sequence genomic window, TTCAGCACTTATTTCCTTCTCAAACGCAAATTGAGCTTTTAAAGGTTctaatttcttcttattttaataatcatgATTATAACTTTATTGGACCTCAATAAGGCTCCCAAGTActggatttttttaattaaatttatctccTACATCTGTGCTTCCTCAGTTGCTTTGTTCTCCTTCTATTGTGCTCATTTGATTTATTCAAGTTTCCAACTATGGTCTTCCTAGCACCCAGacttatttgattaaaatcttattttcatttttttgaccttccaaatttcttgttaaaacgaagagattaatttcttattttattaaaaaccagaataggagagagagagagagagagagaaagaaaaagagaatgcTTCCAATTCTTCTTGTTTAGAGATGCTTTAATTTATACATTATAGGTTGCATATATATAGCCCTGAATCCAACTggctattaaaatttaatcttcttcagataagatcaaaattaaaaataacaattaatggAGGTCAAATTAATTTCCATCAAGCCCTCTTCTCCAATGCCCCATCACCTAGAAAACCAAAAGCTTTCTCTTTTGGATCAGTCTCTTCATCTCATGTACATTCCTATGGTCCTTTATTATCCCATGCGGCAAAACATGAAGCTTTGTCCTACTAATAGCATTGATCATATCGTCTCGAAAGATTGCAACTACTAAAACAGTCTCTGTCAGAAACACTTGCTGGCTTTTACCCACTTGCTGGAAAGGTGCAAAAATAATCTTTCCATAGACTGCAAGGACGAAGGGATTCATTTCATGATAGCCCGAGCTAAAAACCCTCTAAACGAATTTCTCAACCAACCTGATCTCTCTTTGATCATTAGAGTACTTCTATTTGAGGTGGGCGATGAGGTTGGAGCATCTGCAGGGAGTCATGGAGCTAAGACACAAGTAACAACAAATTTCGTGTGGTGGTATTGTTATTACTTCATTCGTTTCATAAAAGATCAATGACGGAAAGACATTTGAGTCGTTTCTGAAGAGTTGGGCTGCTGTGGCTTGCAACAATGTTACTGAAGAAGCTGACGGCATGCACATCTAGTAACCCTAATTATGATCATGCTTCATCCTTGTTTCCTCAAAATGATGTATACCCAGGAGAAGCGACATGGGAAACTAGGACCACCCCGTTCGTCAAAACTGACGTATGTGCTACTCCGAGATTTGTATTAGATGCCCCAGCAATATCCAAACTCAACGCCAAGGCCACAAGCTCCAGCATGCAAAATCCAACACGGGTCGAGGTCGTGTCCGCACTCATTTCCTACTTTGCTGACCGATGCAGTAAATTTGCGACAAAGAACCAAGCCATCACTCGCACAAAGATACATGGGAAATTTGATTCGGATGGCGGCAACAGTATGTCCAGGTGAGGGAATAGAATTGAGTGGCTTTGTGCGCCAACTTAGACAAGCGGAAATTTTGTCAAAAGCCTACAAGGTGACCTAgggtttataaatttttgtgaggtaaataaacatgaaattgGAATGTACAGCGGTGCAAAGGAAAGGATTACGATTGGAAGATGGTGCAGAGACTTGGTCTTTATGATGTTGACTTTGGATGGGGAAAGCCAGTTTAGGCAGGCGTCGCTGGTAAGCTTAACTTTCCTACCTTTTCCGCTAGACGCCAGTGATATTATTCTGATGGGATCGAAGCCTGGGCGAACTTGCACGAGGAAGATACGACACTACTACAATTCGGCATACGACTCTACTACAATTCGACGTACAACTTGCTGCGTTTGCTAACCTTGGATCCAAGGTCCCATCAACCAGTGGTGTACTCACTCGGACAAAATGCTTGCGGATTGCTGGTGttctctctctccctttcCCTTCTTTCTGTTCTTTTCAAGTGGCGTTTGGATAATTAATGATGAATAACAACAGTACTATGTGGGATAATCAAATTCTCTGTGTGGATGCTCGCACATGTTAAAATGCAGTTTCAAGCTAAAAATTGTAGCTAAACAATGTTAATCTCACCTAGGTCCAATTTAATGCTACCATATTGACGTTAAACTATGCCATCTTGCTGGAATCTGCGTTATTTCAAAACGTGCAAACATCCACTGACAAGTAAATACCATTGGTATACACTTGCGCATATGGCAATTGATAGGCCTTGCAACTAACAGTTAATACAGATCACATCTTCAGCATGggcagggaaaaaaaattgtcatctTTACCGAGCTTAAGCTTTAAACAAACTTCATTTAACCATTTACATATCACTACTAGAAACTCTTTTGCATCAATAAACAAGAATTAATGAGAACTGTATCACAACTAGTGAACTAAcaggattttctttttccttcttatCAACAGGGAAAAATATGCTCCCCATTGACCGCAAACTCACCatgaacaaataaataaaagggaaaacaaaaatataagatgTGGTGAGGGGATTGGCAAGATCAAAATAATGAGATAAAAAGGTACAATCAAAACCATTTTCCTCAACTGCTTGAACTTACAGCAATCTTGAAATTGGAATCGACAATCTGAACCAGAGCTTCATTCCCATTGACAATACTGATGCAATCTTATGCTTCAGAACCAAGCATAAGATATTGAACACCACCATTGTCTGTCAAGTGTCAAGCATCGGGAATCGATGTTCTGGCCACTTGGGATACGCACGCTTGTACAAGCTCATGCAAACAGTGTCACGCTGCTGAAGAATTCCATTGAAAACACACTTCATTGCCCCTGAGGAAAATTAAACGTTAATTGAAGAaatttagtttcaaattatcATCCAACCATGTTCTTTTATCTATAGAAAACCAAAAGTACATTCAACATCTACAGCTAATCCTCCCAATTGCAATGCATGGAGAGTTTCAACTATCTAAACAACTCTAGGAAAAATAAAGGTAATAGATAATTTTCAGGTCCTTAAGAGCATCACATGTATAGATACATACAAACAGACATCTCAAGCAGAAGAAGTGAATTAAACAAAGCGCAAGTATTTTGCTAAATCATATTTAACCATTTTCTTCAGCCTACAGACTGAAGAGCATTTAATCCCAGTTGTAAGATTTATATGGTCAAAATAAGCACCATACCATGTGTACCAACAGGTTCCTTAATGCGACCACGACGACCGCATTTTGTCCAAACTTCAACAGGCTGAAATCGTACACAATTATGTGAGTGTACAATAATTCTAaggaacaaaaacaaaaagagctCTCTTTACCTTGAACCATCTCACATCCTCCGGGTTATGAAACATATATCTTACTATGGCTTTTAGTTTTGATACTCGTTGAGGGTAACTGCAACAAATATTTTCAAGGTTTTAACAAATTAGAACCACTACAAATCATTCTTAACAGACCTTAGAATTAAACCAGTACATCGAACTTGACCAAATAAAGTATACATTGGTATTATGTGGTGCATATTAAGAGGGGACAAGTTGCAAAGATCATAAAAACTTCAATCAAGAAGTTTAAAATGAATCATACCCAGTTAAAACAATTTTCTTCAGAATTATTCTATCTGGGTCAATGCTTCTCAAGGAACCCACAGCAGCAACTGCAGGTGCGACGCCTCCATCTGCACTCTTCAGAACTATCAAAGGAAGAGGTGGAAAACAAATGGGAGCATAAATTGAAGCTACGGAGAAACACCCTGCATGAAGAAACCTCTCCATCTTATGCTTATCTGAATTCATATTGTCTGAGGAAAATATTGGCCTGCAAAGAGAAATACAATGACATCTAAAACTTCAATAGAAGTTCATTAAATGTGACAATTTAGAGGACCAGATACCACCTTGCAACAAACTGGCGAAACCCaacatgaaatattaattcttcttttgcttttatagGAGCATCATAGGTATCATGCTTCTTTACACTGCAAAACAATAGTAATCTCATAATCTGATATGAATTGATTACAACGCTATTTCCAAGGACAAGAAAAGTTGAACGCAGAAAATTTGTTCGTCGAACACACCTAAAATGAAGGACAGACATCTTGGATTCATGCTGCAAAAGTCCAGATGCTATTAATGGGCTTCTCTCTGCCATCTCACATAATCTGTGAGCAATACCTGCAGGTACTTCTTTGATATGAAGCCTCACATATAAACTAGCTGGTACACTGTCATCCATGTTCTCTTGCTCCATTTTTAAGGCATTTGCAAAAACATGCTTCTGTGTTCTtgtgaatttatcaaatgcaAATATTCTAGCATATTCTGGAGGTAAAGATTCCTGATATTTCGTCAACaggaaaattaataaagctCTTGTAAAGTTGATAGATGATAGAGAATATCAACAAGAAAAACTAATATTACTTTTGGGTCCCATGAAGAGGTCCTAAAGGACTTAAGGCCCCTATATTTCGCGAAGCGTTTTCTGGCGGGAACATCAAGCGGAGTATCCACTTCATCAGGAAATTCTGAAATATGAAGCCAAACAATGAACAATCcataataatacattaatacTAAACTGTTAAGAGAAACATTAGTTCAACTAAAGTATAGGGTGCCTTTTCATGATTATAACAATCTCCAACTAGTTACAATAGTAAAACACATAAGTGTAGACATTAACTTCAGAAAAGATTTCACTGTTATTCGAGAAATCCCATGGCTTTGCACTGGAACGAAGTTTTCAAATGCATTTTCTTATGCATATTTGTTACCATGCAGTAAACTTAATAAATCCATGTCTATTAAGAGACACCTAAATAGTAGTCCCCAACCCAAATATTTAAGAATTGTTAGCAATAGTTCAGTTTGCCGCAGTGTGAATAATACCCCATAAGATACTATTTCTTAGAATGGATAGAAGAAAAATACCCTCATCTTCAGCATGTgcctctttaatttttttaatttcatcctCTATCTGTTCTCTTGTCAAGATTTCACCTTCCTGCATGACAAAGGAAAGCAACCGAAATTCTGAGAAGAAGTTGGATATAACATGCAAAGATGAGTAGAGAGAACAATTATCTTATGCGAACAAGAACTTCCAGTCAATCCATAAAGTAATTATTCCAAAGGACAAATTATCAGAATTGATGAGAAAAGTGACTCACCATCATCACAGAATCATTTTCAGTTCCATCGTCAGCATATCTGAAGTTTAGGGAAGCTTGATCATCATCAATGTCTGAGTTATTGGTTCCCTCATAGCCAGGAAAACCTCTATCTTCTTGGTCCAATACCATACCATCATCAGCATCATTATCACTATCTGAATCAGCCTCATCACTATCATCCACGATCCAAGCAGCCTACAAGACTTGAATTATAAATCAATTCCTTCCAAATGTTCCATAAAAGATACATACAGATATTTTAGAACAAACTTATGCATACCTGGTACTCTGAAGTGCCTCGAGGAAGAGCTCTTTTCTTCTGCTTTCtatgtttttgattttggtcAGCCTCAGCCATTTCTGCTTCAGTTGGCCATGTCTGATCAAAGGaacaataagataaaaatgcCAATAGACAAAACCATTACCAATTATCTCTCAACATATGGATAAGTTTTTACACTTTCATCAGAAAGTAGAACTTTTGCTCTTGGTTACGAGAAGATTCTGCCTTTTTCAATCCAGATttagattaaataaacataaacataatcatattaacatGCCACCCCaagaaaactatttttttatgctATTAATTAACTAAGCCTTAATCGCAATATTGGGTTGGCACCGAAACTCATTTTTatagttgttttttttcaGGGATATAAGTGCCGCTCAAAGTTCTTATTAAAACGACAAAGATGCTCTTTCGATTTACCTGTTCTCCTGCAAGAGGATCTGGAACATTCTCAACAAGTAAAGGCTCCAGTTTCAAAGGGTCAGGAGACAAGGTACGAATGACCTGGAatcatggaaaaaaaatccatcaaTTAATAGTTATCTAATCAGAAATACACTACAGtaaggtaaaaataaaaaataaaacaaagccTGTTGCAGAAAGAACAATATTATCACAGCCAAtgtaaaaaaaagtagaaaaatgaaaatcaatagCATTTCTGCAGTGCACATGGGATACAACCAATCTGTAACCTTAAgcacaacaaagaaaaagacaaatagTAACGATGTTCACCACTGACCCTCCACTAGTATATATATGAAACAACTAATACCTCCAGATCATGTATTTCATCCGATTCCATGGCATCAGATTCCTTTCTTGCATTCAAAGGAAATGGAtccttcaaaatttcaattttacctAACTGGAAATCTCCCGCTCCAGAAATGTGAAcctgatttgaagaaaatgagtCATACCTGTAAGATCCACCCATAAAGTCAAGAAGAAGGCTGAATTAATTACCAGCTGGTTCACAGAGAGACAGTGAGCACGCAAATAACCATGAAGGAGAAGCGTACATTTTCCTGAATTGCAATCATCTGCTACTACATCAACCTGTAACGGATTGGTGAATGAATTATCTTCTGAAGGCACTAACGtgaaaacttatttaaaaggaaattaagAGCAAGATTTGCTACCATTCAATACAACATGAATGCGTGCAATAAAAGAGAATCATACAAATGAATCTTTGCAGCTTCTTCAGTAAAtcagtttaataataaaactaattagaatACCTTTTGCGCCATGAGGAAAGGCCGTTGATTTCGCCAGTGAGGCACTGTGAGTCTCTGTTCCTTAAAAAGCCACAGGAACTGCAACCATAAAAACAATTAGGGTAAATACTAGTAATGTCAAAATGATAAGTGAAATTCATTGCACATATTTTAACCGAATACCATTTATTTCTGGGTATCCCCAAAACATAATTGCTGAGTCAGCATTCTGAATAATTAGTTTAGAGGTGCAGACAATCACCTTATGTAACTCATCTTTTGTATCAGCAGCATAAAACTTACAGTCCTCAGGAAATTCAGAAGTAAGGCTAGAAATACACATCTTCTTTaaatctttcctttttttcaaaTCGGTGGGTAAATCCTACAAGTGCAGAAAAAAAGTTTTAGCATCAAATCAACAGAGAATCCAAACTTTCTTCTCTATAAATTTCAAGCAAATGCAAGGCTCATCAACCAAGAACTTACACGGATCAACACAGCAGTACTTGGTAGTCCAAGAGATCTGAACACCGAAAGACATTGATTTCCAAATGAATCAATATAATAAGACATGCTTTCTTCACTGAAAGAGCTGGCTGATGCCACAAAAGCAACTAAATCAGCAACCTACAGTCATTCAAAAAATCATCTAAGCGTTAAAAACTAGAAGGGGAGGAATAAGAAATATGTAAACCAGTAATTCAGCAGAACATGAAATACAGGCATTAGAGAACGACTTACCTTCGCCATTTCCATACATCCCACTAAATCCCCATGAGGTGCTTGCAATACCTATGGTATACGACTTTAGTCAGATGGCTACAGATTGTCACAAAAcgaatgataaaaaaaatacatttctTTAACGTacagattaaaaattttgaaaattccaAATAACATCATCATAAAGTAGAACGATAACCCATatgcaa contains:
- the LOC102610155 gene encoding uncharacterized protein LOC102610155 isoform X1; amino-acid sequence: MTGSRVQVNKSHKSRFSTKSSRNLHKTAAKDKSRIGKSDCNVAKGAKAARVQRNKMLRDQKRLALLKEKRASSGIASPPRVIVLFGLSASVNLNSVREDLLRQLSSEGTGALSSTVSSSKYRLRTTVLQAPHGDLVGCMEMAKVADLVAFVASASSFSEESMSYYIDSFGNQCLSVFRSLGLPSTAVLIRDLPTDLKKRKDLKKMCISSLTSEFPEDCKFYAADTKDELHKFLWLFKEQRLTVPHWRNQRPFLMAQKVDVVADDCNSGKCTLLLHGYLRAHCLSVNQLVHISGAGDFQLGKIEILKDPFPLNARKESDAMESDEIHDLEVIRTLSPDPLKLEPLLVENVPDPLAGEQTWPTEAEMAEADQNQKHRKQKKRALPRGTSEYQAAWIVDDSDEADSDSDNDADDGMVLDQEDRGFPGYEGTNNSDIDDDQASLNFRYADDGTENDSVMMEGEILTREQIEDEIKKIKEAHAEDEEFPDEVDTPLDVPARKRFAKYRGLKSFRTSSWDPKESLPPEYARIFAFDKFTRTQKHVFANALKMEQENMDDSVPASLYVRLHIKEVPAGIAHRLCEMAERSPLIASGLLQHESKMSVLHFSVKKHDTYDAPIKAKEELIFHVGFRQFVARPIFSSDNMNSDKHKMERFLHAGCFSVASIYAPICFPPLPLIVLKSADGGVAPAVAAVGSLRSIDPDRIILKKIVLTGYPQRVSKLKAIVRYMFHNPEDVRWFKPVEVWTKCGRRGRIKEPVGTHGAMKCVFNGILQQRDTVCMSLYKRAYPKWPEHRFPMLDT
- the LOC102610155 gene encoding uncharacterized protein LOC102610155 isoform X2 yields the protein MYGNGEASSFSEESMSYYIDSFGNQCLSVFRSLGLPSTAVLIRDLPTDLKKRKDLKKMCISSLTSEFPEDCKFYAADTKDELHKFLWLFKEQRLTVPHWRNQRPFLMAQKVDVVADDCNSGKCTLLLHGYLRAHCLSVNQLVHISGAGDFQLGKIEILKDPFPLNARKESDAMESDEIHDLEVIRTLSPDPLKLEPLLVENVPDPLAGEQTWPTEAEMAEADQNQKHRKQKKRALPRGTSEYQAAWIVDDSDEADSDSDNDADDGMVLDQEDRGFPGYEGTNNSDIDDDQASLNFRYADDGTENDSVMMEGEILTREQIEDEIKKIKEAHAEDEEFPDEVDTPLDVPARKRFAKYRGLKSFRTSSWDPKESLPPEYARIFAFDKFTRTQKHVFANALKMEQENMDDSVPASLYVRLHIKEVPAGIAHRLCEMAERSPLIASGLLQHESKMSVLHFSVKKHDTYDAPIKAKEELIFHVGFRQFVARPIFSSDNMNSDKHKMERFLHAGCFSVASIYAPICFPPLPLIVLKSADGGVAPAVAAVGSLRSIDPDRIILKKIVLTGYPQRVSKLKAIVRYMFHNPEDVRWFKPVEVWTKCGRRGRIKEPVGTHGAMKCVFNGILQQRDTVCMSLYKRAYPKWPEHRFPMLDT